The proteins below come from a single Vidua chalybeata isolate OUT-0048 chromosome 1, bVidCha1 merged haplotype, whole genome shotgun sequence genomic window:
- the LOC128783643 gene encoding feather beta keratin-like: MACNTLCRPCGPTPLANSCNEPCALQCQDSRVIIDPSPVLVTLPGPIMTSFPQNTAVGSTSSAAVGSELSVQGQPISGGFGGFGYGLGYGCGFGYGLGGLGCYGRRGYGYNC; the protein is encoded by the coding sequence ATGGCCTGCAACACCCTCTGCCGACCCTGCGGACCCACCCcgctggccaacagctgcaacgagccctgtgccctgcaatgCCAGGATTCCCGCGTCATCATCGacccttcccctgtgctggtcaccctgccaggacccatCATGACCTCCTTCCCCCAGAACACCGCCGTCGGATCCACCTCCTCGGCTGCCGTGGGCAGTGAGCTCagtgtgcagggacagcccatCTCTGGTGGATTTGGTGGCTTTGGCTATGGCCTTGGCTACGGCTGTGGATTTGGCTATGGGCTGGGAGGCCTGGGCTGCTATGGCAGAAGGGGCTATGGCTACAACTGCTAA